The proteins below come from a single Stomoxys calcitrans chromosome 1, idStoCalc2.1, whole genome shotgun sequence genomic window:
- the LOC106090948 gene encoding spectrin alpha chain isoform X1, whose amino-acid sequence MENFTPKEVKILETVEDIQERREQVLSRYNEFKIETRQKREKLEDSRRFQYFKRDADELESWINEKLQAASEESYRDPTNLQAKIQKHQAFEAEVSAHSNAIVSLDNTGQEMINQSHFASETIRRRLDELHRLWELLLSRLAEKGQKLQQALVLVQFLRQCEEVMFWIKDKEAFVTADEFGQDLEHVEVLQRKFDEFQKDMASQEYRVTEVNQLADKLIQDAHPDRDTITKRKDDLNEAWQRLKQLAIVRQEKLFGAHEIQRFNRDADETVAWIAEKDVVLSSDDYGRDLASVQALQRKHEGVERDLAALEDKVSTLGAEAQRLCSIHADHSDQIRDKQAEIANYWQSLKAKAGERKQKLDESYFLHRFLADFRDLVSWINGMKAIISADELAKDVAGAEALLERHQEHKGEIDAREDSFRLTTESGQKLLEREHYAAAEIQEKLGCLENDKSSLLSLWEERRILYEQCMDLQLFYRDTEQADTWMAKQEAFLANEDLGDSLDSVEALIKKHEDFEKSLAAQEEKIKALDIFATKLIDGQHYAADDVAQRRQMLLARRAALLEKSNRRRQLLEDSNRYQQFERDCDETKGWISEKLKFATDDSYLDPTNLNGKMQKHQNFEHELNANKSRIEDITTVGTELIEKQHYAADQINTRMQEIVVLWETLVQASDKKGCKLHEACQQQQFNRTIEDIELWLSEIEGQLLSEDHGKDLTSVQNLQKKHALLEADVMAHQDRIESIKVAANKFIESGHFDADNIRQKEGNLSTRYAALAAPMAERKQHLTDSLQVQQLFRDLEDEAAWIREKEPIAASTNRGRDLIGVQNLIKKHQAVMAEINNHDARLLNVISSGENMLKDQPFASDDIRQRVDALQEQWTNLKDKANQRKQDLDDSLQAHQYFADANEAESWMREKEPIATGNDYGKDEDSSEALLKKHEALVSDLEAFGNTIQGLQEQAKNCRQQETPVVDITGKECVVALYDYTEKSPREVSMKKGDVLTLLNSNNKDWWKVEVNDRQGFVPAAYIKKIEAGLSASQQNLVDNHSIAKRQAQINSQYDNLLTLARERQNKLNETVKAYVLVREAADLANWIKDKENHAQIADVVGEDLEEVEVLQKKFDDFNDDLKANEVRLANMNEIAIQLTSLGQTEAAMKIQTQMQDLNEKWNNLQTLTAEKASQLGSAHEVQRFHRDIDETKDWIAEKENALNNDDLGKDLRSVQTLQRKHEGVERDLAALRDKIRQLDETANRLMVSHPDTAEQTYAKQKEINEMWDQITTKATARKEKLLDSYDLQRFLSDYRDLLAWINSMMSLVTSDELANDVTGAEALIERHQAHRSEIEYMFGNSSAKSFFHPTPKEEEHRTEIDARAGTFGAFEQFGNELLQANHYASPEIKEKIEDLAKTREDLEKAWTERRLQLEQNLDLQLYMRDCELAEAWMSAREAFLNAENVDDTGDNVEALIKKHEDFDKAINGHEEKIAALQVLADTLINQNHYASDLIDDKRKQVLERWRHLKDGLITKRSRLGDEQTLQQFSRDADEIENWIAEKLQLATEESYKDPANIQSKHQKHQAFEAELAANADRIQSVLAMGENLIDKKQCSGSEDAVQKRLTQIADQWEYLTHKTTEKSLKLKEANKQRTYIAAVKDLDFWLGEVESLLTTEDSGKDLASVQNLMKKHQLVEADILAHEDRIKDMNKQADSLVESGQFDSAGIQEKRQSINERYERICNLAAHRQARLNEALTLHQFFRDIADEESWIKEKKLLVGSDDYGRDLTGVQNLKKKHKRLEAELASHEPAIQAVQEAGEKLMDVSNLGVPEIEQRLKALNQAWAELKNLAATRGQKLDESLTYQQFLAQVEEEEAWITEKQQLLSVDDFGDSMAAVQGLLKKHDAFETDFAAHKDRCALICEQGTDLVEAKNHHGDSISQRCQQLRNKLDNLNALAARRKGSLLDNSAYLQFMWKADVVESWIADKENYVRSDEYGRDLSTVQTLLTKQETFDAGLNAFEQEGIHNITALKDQLINANHAQSPAILKRHEDVISRWQKLRDASETRKQRLLAMQEQFRQIEELYLTFAKKASAFNSWFENAEEDLTDPVRCNSIEEIRALRDAHAQFQASLSSAEADFKALAALDQKIKSFNVGPNPYTWFTMEALEETWRNLQKIIEERDGELAKEAKRQEENDKLRKEFAKHANLFHQWLTETRYYMLGYNRQGTSMMEGSGSLEQQLEALRVKATEVRARRVDLKKIEELGALLEEHLILDNRYTEHSTVGLAQQWDQLDQLSMRMQHNLEQQIQARNHSGVSEDSLKEFSMMFKHFDKDKSGKLNQQEFKSCLRALGYDLPMVEEGQPDPEFEAILDVVDPNRDGYVSLQEYIAFMISKETENVQSYEEIENAFRAITASDRPFVTKEELYCNLTKDMADYCVLRMKPYVEPRSGQPIKDALDYIEFTRTLFQN is encoded by the exons ATGGAGAATTTTACTCCTAAAGAGGTTAAAATCCTCGAAACCGTCGAAGATATCCAGGAGCGGCGTGAACAGGTGCTTTCGCGTTACAATGAATTCAAAATTGAGACACGCCAGAAGCGTGAGAAGCTCGAAGACTCACGTCGCTTCCAATACTTCAAGCGAGATGCTGACGAATTGGAATCGTGGATTAATGAAAAACTACAGGCAGCTAGCGAGGAGAGTTATCGTGACCCCACCAACCTCCAGGCGAAAATTCAAAAACATCAAGCCTTTGAGGCTGAAGTATCGGCTCATAGCAATGCCATTGTGTCTTTGGACAATACCGGTCAGGAAATGATTAATCAAAGCCATTTCGCTTCTGAGACTATTCGCCGGCGACTCGATGAATTGCATCGCCTGTGGGAGTTGTTGCTCAGTCGCCTGGCCGAAAAGGGTCAGAAGTTGCAACAGGCTTTGGTTCTTGTACAATTCTTGCGTCAATGTGAAGAGGTGATGTTCTGGATTAAGGACAAAGAGGCATTTGTTACAGCCGATGAgttcggtcaagatttggaacATGTCGAGGTGTTGCAACGCAAATTCGACGAGTTCCAAAAGGATATGGCTTCGCAGGAATACCGTGTGACGGAGGTTAACCAATTGGCCGATAAATTGATTCAGGATGCCCATCCCGATCGTGATACGATAACCAAGCGCAAAGATGATTTGAATGAGGCTTGGCAGCGCTTGAAGCAGCTTGCCATTGTACGCCAAGAGAAGCTATTTGGGGCTCATGAAATTCAACGTTTCAATCGTGATGCCGACGAGACCGTGGCTTGGATCGCTGAAAAGGATGTTGTGTTGTCTTCGGATGACTATGGCCGTGACTTGGCCAGTGTGCAAGCTTTGCAGCGCAAGCACGAAGGTGTTGAACGTGACTTGGCCGCTTTAGAAGATAAGGTATCTACTTTGGGAGCTGAGGCCCAACGCTTGTGCTCCATTCACGCTGACCACAGCGATCAGATTCGTGACAAGCAAGCCGAAATTGCCAACTACTGGCAGAGTCTGAAGGCTAAGGCTGGCGAGCGTAAACAAAAATTGGACGAGTCATATTTCCTACACCGTTTCTTGGCCGACTTCCGCGATTTGGTTTCATGGATAAATGGCATGAAGGCCATTATCTCAGCCGATGAATTGGCCAAGGATGTTGCCGGCGCCGAAGCGCTTTTGGAACGCCACCAGGAACATAAGGGAGAGATCGATGCCCGCGAGGACAGTTTCCGCTTAACAACCGAGTCTGGCCAAAAGCTTTTGGAGCGTGAGCATTATGCCGCCGCCGAGATTCAAGAGAAATTGGGTtgtttggagaatgacaagagtTCCCTGCTCTCGTTGTGGGAAGAAAGACGCATCCTGTATGAGCAATGCATGGATTTGCAATTGTTCTACCGTGACACTGAACAGGCCGACACTTGGATGGCCAAACAAGAGGCTTTCTTGGCCAACGAAGATCTGGGTGACTCTTTGGATTCTGTTGAAGCCCTGATTAAGAAACACGAAGATTTCGAAAAGAGTTTGGCCGCTCAAGAGGAGAAAATCAAGGCCCTCGATATCTTCGCCACAAAACTTATCGATGGCCAACATTATGCCGCCGATGATGTGGCTCAAAGGCGTCAAATGCTTTTGGCCAGACGTGCCGCGCTCTTGGAGAAATCCAATAGACGTCGTCAGTTGTTGGAGGACTCCAACCGTTATCAACAATTTGAACGTGATTGTGACGAGACCAAGGGCTGGATCAGCGAGAAATTGAAGTTCGCTACCGATGACAGCTATTTGGACCCAACCAACTTGAATGGCAAGATGCAAAAGCATCAGAACTTCGAGCACGAACTCAACGCCAACAAGTCACGTATTGAGGACATCACCACTGTGGGCACTGAGCTGATTGAGAAGCAGCACTACGCGGCTGACCAAATCAACACACGCATGCAGGAAATTGTTGTGTTGTGGGAGACCTTGGTGCAAGCATCCGATAAGAAGGGCTGTAAGTTACACGAAGCTTGCCAACAGCAACAGTTCAACCGCACCATTGAAGACATTGAATTGTGGTTGAGCGAAATCGAGGGTCAACTTTTGTCGGAAGACCATGGCAAAGACTTGACTTCCGTGCAGAATCTGCAGAAGAAGCATGCCCTCTTGGAAGCCGATGTTATGGCCCATCAAGACCGCATTGAAAGCATTAAGGTCGCGGCCAACAAATTCATTGAATCCGGTCATTTTGATGCCGACAATATCCGCCAGAAGGAGGGCAATTTGTCCACACGTTATGCCGCCTTGGCAGCTCCCATGGCCGAGCGCAAGCAACATTTGACCGACTCCTTGCAAGTTCAACAATTGTTCCGTGATTTGGAAGATGAGGCTGCTTGGATCAGAGAAAAGGAGCCCATTGCAGCCTCCACCAATCGCGGCCGTGACCTAATCGGTGTTCAAAACCTGATTAAAAAGCACCAAGCTGTTATGGCTGAAATCAATAACCACGATGCTCGTCTCTTGAATGTCATTAGCTCTGGCGAAAACATGCTGAAGGATCAACCCTTTGCCAGTGATGACATCAGACAACGCGTAGATGCCTTGCAAGAGCAATGGACCAACTTGAAGGATAAGGCCAACCAACGCAAGCAAGACCTGGATGACTCTTTGCAGGCCCATCAGTACTTTGCCGATGCCAATGAGGCAGAATCATGGATGCGCGAAAAGGAGCCCATTGCCACCGGCAACGATTATGGCAAGGATGAGGACTCCTCTGAGGCGTTGTTGAAGAAACATGAGGCCTTGGTCTCTGATTTGGAGGCCTTCGGCAATACCATCCAAGGTTTGCAAGAACAAGCCAAGAATTGTCGCCAGCAGGAGACGCCAGTGGTCGACATTACCGGCAAGGAATGTGTTGTCGCCTTGTATGACTACACCGAGAAGAGTCCCCGTGAAGTGTCCATGAAGAAGGGCGATGTCTTGACCCTTTTGAATTCGAACAACAAGGATTGGTGGAAGGTTGAGGTGAACGATCGCCAAGGCTTTGTTCCCGCTGCTTACATTAAGAAAATTGAAGCTGGCCTCAGTGCCAGTCAACAGAATTTGGTAGACAATCATTCCATTGCCAAGAGACAAGCGCAAATTAACTCTCAATACGACAACCTATTGACGTTGGCCCGTGAGCGCCAAAACAAGCTTAACGAAACCGTCAAGGCCTATGTTCTGGTGCGTGAAGCCGCCGACCTTGCCAACTGGATTAAGGACAAGGAAAATCATGCCCAAATTGCCGATGTGGTTGGCGAAGATTTGGAAGAGGTCGAGGTATTGCAAAAGAAATTCGATGACTTCAATGACGATCTGAAGGCCAATGAGGTGCGTTTGGCCAATATGAATGAGATAGCCATTCAATTGACTTCGCTGGGCCAGACCGAAGCGGCCATGAAAATTCAAACCCAAATGCAGGACTTGAATGAGAAATGGAACAATTTGCAAACGTTGACTGCCGAAAAGGCGAGCCAATTGGGTTCGGCTCACGAGGTGCAACGCTTCCATCGTGACATCGATGAAACCAAAGATTGGATTGCCGAAAAGGAGAATGCCCTCAACAATGATGACTTGGGCAAGGACTTGCGCAGTGTACAGACATTGCAACGCAAACACGAAGGTGTGGAACGTGATTTGGCTGCTTTGCGCGACAAGATCCGCCAGTTGGATGAGACCGCCAACCGTTTGATGGTATCCCATCCCGATACGGCCGAGCAGACCTATGCCAAACAAAAGGAAATCAATGAAATGTGGGATCAAATCACCACCAAGGCCACCGCACGCAAAGAGAAACTTTTGGATTCGTATGATTTGCAGAGGTTCTTGAGCGATTACCGTGACCTCTTGGCCTGGATCAATTCCATGATGAGTTTGGTCACCTCCGATGAATTGGCCAACGATGTTACCGGAGCTGAAGCCCTCATTGAAAGACACCAG GCTCATCGTTCCGAAATCGAATACATGTTTGGAAATAGTAGCGCCAAAAGCTTCTTCCATCCAACACCAAAAGAAGAG GAGCACCGCACTGAGATCGATGCCCGAGCTGGCACCTTTGGAGCCTTCGAGCAATTCGGCAATGAGTTGTTGCAGGCAAATCACTATGCCTCTCCCGAGATCAAGGAGAAAATCGAAGACTTGGCCAAGACCCGGGAAGATTTGGAGAAGGCCTGGACCGAGCGCCGTTTGCAATTGGAGCAAAATCTCGATTTGCAATTGTACATGCGTGACTGTGAGTTGGCCGAAGCCTGGATGTCTGCCCGCGAGGCCTTCCTTAATGCCGAGAACGTGGATGATACCGGCGACAACGTAGAGGCCCTCATCAAGAAACACGAAGATTTCGACAAGGCCATTAATGGGCACGAGGAGAAGATTGCTGCCTTGCAAGTGCTGGCCGATACGTTGATCAATCAGAATCACTATGCCTCGGATCTTATCGATGACAAGCGCAAGCAGGTTTTGGAACGCTGGCGCCACTTAAAGGATGGCCTTATCACCAAACGTTCTCGTTTGGGTGATGAGCAGACCTTGCAGCAGTTCTCTCGTGATGCTGATGAGATCGAAAACTGGATTGCGGAGAAATTGCAATTGGCCACCGAGGAGAGTTACAAGGATCCGGCCAACATCCAATCCAAACATCAAAAACATCAAGCCTTCGAGGCTGAATTGGCCGCCAACGCTGATCGTATCCAAAGCGTTTTGGCCATGGGTGAGAATTTGATTGATAAGAAGCAATGTTCGGGCTCTGAGGATGCCGTCCAGAAGAGACTCACCCAAATCGCCGATCAATGGGAATATCTTACCCACAAGACCACTGAGAAATCGTTGAAACTGAAGGAGGCCAACAAGCAGCGCACCTACATTGCTGCCGTCAAGGACTTGGACTTTTGGTTGGGCGAAGTTGAATCTTTGTTGACCACTGAGGATTCTGGCAAGGACTTGGCCTCTGTGCAGAATCTGATGAAGAAGCACCAATTGGTCGAAGCTGACATTCTGGCCCATGAAGATCGCATCAAGGATATGAACAAGCAGGCTGACTCTTTGGTTGAGAGTGGCCAGTTCGATAGTGCCGGCATTCAAGAGAAACGTCAAAGCATTAATGAACGTTACGAACGTATTTGCAATTTGGCTGCCCATCGTCAGGCCCGTCTCAATGAGGCCTTGACCTTGCATCAATTCTTCCGCGACATTGCCGACGAAGAGAGCTGGATTAAGGAGAAGAAGTTGTTGGTGGGCTCCGATGACTATGGCCGTGATTTGACTGGGGTGCAAAACTTGAAGAAGAAGCATAAGCGCCTTGAGGCAGAGTTGGCTTCACATGAGCCAGCCATTCAGGCTGTCCAAGAGGCGGGCGAGAAATTGATGGATGTTTCCAATTTGGGAGTGCCCGAAATTGAGCAACGCCTCAAGGCCCTCAATCAAGCTTGGGCTgagttgaagaatttggctgcCACTCGTGGCCAGAAATTGGATGAATCCCTGACCTATCAACAGTTCTTGGCCCAAGTCGAAGAGGAGGAGGCCTGGATTACTGAGAAGCAACAATTGTTGTCTGTCGATGACTTTGGTGATTCCATGGCTGCTGTTCAGGGTCTATTGAAGAAACACGACGCCTTCGAAACCGATTTTGCTGCGCACAAAGATCGCTGCGCTCTGATCTGTGAACAGGGCACCGATTTGGTGGAGGCCAAGAATCATCATGGCGATTCCATAAGTCAACGTTGTCAACAGTTGCGCAATAAGTTGGATAATTTGAATGCTTTGGCTGCCCGTCGCAAGGGTTCGTTGTTGGACAACTCTGCCTACTTGCAGTTCATGTGGAAGGCTGATGTGGTTGAGTCATGGATTGCCGATAAGGAGAACTATGTGCGTTCCGATGAATATGGACGTGATCTTTCCACAGTTCAAACTTTGTTGACCAAGCAGGAGACATTTGATGCAG gtCTTAATGCTTTCGAACAGGAAGGTATCCACAACATTACCGCCTTAAAGGATCAACTTATCAATGCCAACCATGCCCAGTCACCGGCTATTCTCAAACGCCACGAAGATGTCATCTCGCGTTGGCAGAAATTGCGTGACGCCTCGGAGACACGCAAACAACGACTCTTGGCCATGCAGGAGCAATTCCGTCAAATCGAAGAACTCTACTTGACATTCGCCAAGAAGGCCTCGGCCTTTAATTCTTGGTTCGAAAATGCCGAAGAGGATCTCACCGATCCTGTTCGCTGCAATTCGATCGAAGAAATTCGCGCCCTACGCGATGCCCATGCCCAATTCCAAGCATCGTTGTCATCAGCCGAAGCTGATTTTAAGGCCCTGGCAGCTCTTGACCAAAAGATAAAGAGCTTCAATGTTGGACCCAATCCCTACACTTGGTTCACCATGGAAGCTCTTGAAGAAACCTGGCGTAACTTGCAAAAGATCATAGAGGAACGAGATGGCGAGCTGGCCAAGGAGGCCAAACGTCAGGAAGAGAACGACAAACTACGCAAGGAATTCGCCAAGCATGCCAATCTATTCCATCAGTGGCTAACCGAGACTAG GTATTATATGCTCGGTTATAATCGACAAGG